One region of Catenuloplanes indicus genomic DNA includes:
- a CDS encoding CBM96 family carbohydrate-binding protein, producing the protein MRRTRGVFGTLLAGSLAVGALAGVPAQAAATTTTQLSVSASDDAYTSSARKGLTTGSETKLVAGTVSGDRKVSYLKFTTGKAATGAKLALTLDGTPAGSTLTVTRVLTSSWAESTLTSANAPALGTTTVSAKLAAGQREVIFDLGAQIKAAGTYSFAISSSSTTAATRIHSTEHGTAGLRPALRLTVAGAAVPAPATPATPAAGCTTGAKLVPTCGVLWGAAAGGFTSTPRDTALKQWEAATGRTAAIYHTYHKGNELFPTKAEIAMTQDAAKPRTLLLNWKVAYGDTWAGVKAGKQDKRIDRWSAYVKANFTKPFFLALHHEPENDVNTNPESGMTAKDYAGMYRHVIQRLRANGVTNAINVVAYMGNETYLAKSWWPDLYPGDDVVDWIGLDSYLNAEKGYHYGDFNNLLDRGPVAGTNKLGFYGWATTKHAGKPIMVAEWGVYHSLKRTADKGAVFDTVLNQLKARPAVKAMVYFDCPADDTGDRNIAVTSSASALTAFKRIAADPIFNVTLK; encoded by the coding sequence TTGCGCAGGACTCGGGGAGTCTTCGGGACGCTGCTGGCGGGCTCGCTGGCGGTCGGTGCTCTCGCGGGCGTGCCCGCGCAGGCGGCCGCGACCACCACGACGCAGCTGTCGGTCTCCGCCTCGGACGACGCCTACACGTCCTCCGCCCGGAAGGGCCTGACCACCGGCTCGGAGACGAAGCTGGTCGCGGGCACGGTCTCCGGTGACCGCAAGGTCTCCTACCTGAAGTTCACCACCGGCAAGGCCGCGACCGGCGCGAAGCTGGCGCTGACGCTGGACGGCACGCCGGCCGGCAGCACGCTGACCGTCACCCGGGTGCTCACCAGTTCCTGGGCCGAGTCCACGCTGACCTCGGCGAACGCGCCGGCGCTGGGCACCACCACGGTCTCCGCGAAGCTCGCCGCCGGCCAGCGCGAGGTCATCTTCGACCTCGGCGCCCAGATCAAGGCGGCCGGCACCTACTCGTTCGCGATCAGCTCCAGCTCGACCACCGCGGCGACCCGGATCCACTCCACCGAGCACGGCACCGCGGGCCTGCGCCCGGCACTGCGGCTGACCGTGGCCGGCGCGGCCGTCCCGGCCCCGGCGACCCCGGCCACCCCGGCGGCCGGCTGCACCACCGGCGCGAAGCTGGTTCCGACCTGCGGCGTGCTGTGGGGCGCGGCGGCGGGCGGCTTCACCTCCACGCCGCGGGACACCGCGCTGAAGCAGTGGGAGGCCGCGACCGGCCGTACCGCCGCGATCTACCACACGTACCACAAGGGCAACGAGCTGTTCCCGACCAAGGCCGAGATCGCCATGACGCAGGACGCCGCGAAGCCGCGCACGCTGCTGCTGAACTGGAAGGTCGCGTACGGCGACACCTGGGCCGGGGTGAAGGCGGGCAAGCAGGACAAGCGGATCGACCGCTGGTCGGCGTACGTCAAGGCCAACTTCACGAAGCCGTTCTTCCTGGCGCTGCACCACGAGCCGGAGAACGACGTCAACACCAACCCGGAGTCGGGCATGACCGCCAAGGACTACGCCGGCATGTACCGGCACGTGATCCAGCGGCTGCGCGCGAACGGCGTCACCAACGCGATCAACGTGGTCGCCTACATGGGCAACGAGACCTACCTGGCCAAGTCCTGGTGGCCGGACCTGTACCCGGGCGACGACGTCGTGGACTGGATCGGCCTGGACTCGTACCTGAACGCGGAGAAGGGCTACCACTACGGCGACTTCAACAACCTGCTCGACCGCGGCCCGGTGGCCGGCACGAACAAGCTCGGCTTCTACGGCTGGGCGACCACCAAGCACGCCGGTAAGCCGATCATGGTCGCGGAGTGGGGCGTCTACCACAGCCTGAAGCGCACCGCGGACAAGGGCGCGGTCTTCGACACCGTGCTGAACCAGCTCAAGGCGCGTCCGGCGGTCAAGGCGATGGTCTACTTCGACTGCCCGGCCGACGACACCGGCGACCGCAACATCGCGGTCACCAGCAGCGCGTCCGCGCTGACCGCGTTCAAGCGGATCGCCGCCGACCCGATCTTCAACGTGACCCTCAAGTAA
- a CDS encoding sensor histidine kinase has product MPRLQRSVPALAAGVAALGLLATVSLCGALNGLADRNQRQALDRRVDLVRIGVSAEAARYVDALTDVATALGAQTDLTAEDFARISAALSTRRLPAITAVSVLVTADTAAVPATQAYWRAQGATGLTLRPDPAEDEHVFAVLTRDFDGRPQMLGPDLAKRAELRGALRQSANTGAAAISRTYVLARDENLPAGRRQLSFVVAVPFYRPTADRVSGWAVLGLRGGTFLDAAMRNSALSMIEVELLDSSAEGIRTPVASWPAGEVHGDGDLTRTVSVGVAQRTWQLTVKPAGTLAEGEAPWLVPATALTGALITALAVVIIGILGTSRGRALARVADATAALQADIARREETERQLRRTEGELRGFLAMAGHDLKSPLASVAGHLELLRGAPDGDDDADWRAVRRGLARMNRLVDDLLAYATADAAPLDPRPVDLGALATDVAADQEAADHATVRIGALPTVMADPGMLRHVLENLVGNAVKYARPGETPQIEIVSVPAGARTRIEVADHGIGVPEADRARVFDAFHRSPNGAGRPGTGLGLAICQRIVERHGGEIGVEANAGGGSRFWFTLPGGGSDAN; this is encoded by the coding sequence ATGCCGAGATTGCAGCGGAGCGTTCCCGCGCTCGCCGCCGGTGTCGCCGCGCTCGGTCTCCTGGCCACGGTCTCGCTCTGCGGCGCGCTGAACGGGCTGGCCGACCGCAACCAGCGGCAGGCGCTGGACCGCCGCGTGGACCTGGTCCGGATCGGCGTGTCCGCCGAGGCCGCGCGGTACGTCGACGCGCTCACCGACGTCGCCACCGCGCTCGGCGCCCAGACCGACCTGACCGCGGAGGACTTCGCCCGGATCAGCGCCGCGCTCTCCACCCGCCGGCTGCCCGCGATCACCGCGGTCTCCGTACTGGTCACCGCGGACACCGCGGCGGTGCCGGCCACCCAGGCGTACTGGCGGGCGCAGGGCGCGACCGGGCTGACGCTGCGTCCCGACCCGGCCGAGGACGAGCACGTCTTCGCCGTGCTCACCCGCGACTTCGACGGCCGGCCGCAGATGCTCGGCCCGGACCTGGCCAAGCGCGCGGAGCTGCGCGGCGCGCTGCGGCAGTCCGCGAACACCGGCGCGGCCGCGATCAGCCGGACGTACGTGCTGGCCCGCGACGAGAACCTGCCGGCCGGCCGGCGCCAGCTGTCGTTCGTGGTGGCCGTGCCGTTCTACCGGCCGACCGCGGACCGGGTCAGCGGCTGGGCGGTGCTGGGCCTGCGCGGCGGCACGTTCCTCGACGCGGCCATGCGCAACAGCGCGCTCAGCATGATCGAGGTGGAGCTGCTCGACTCGTCCGCGGAGGGCATCCGTACGCCGGTGGCGAGCTGGCCGGCCGGCGAGGTGCACGGCGACGGCGACCTCACCCGTACCGTCTCGGTCGGGGTCGCGCAGCGGACCTGGCAGCTGACCGTGAAGCCGGCCGGCACGCTGGCCGAGGGCGAGGCACCCTGGCTGGTACCGGCGACCGCGCTGACCGGGGCGCTGATCACCGCGTTGGCCGTGGTCATCATCGGCATCCTCGGCACGTCCCGCGGGCGGGCACTGGCCCGGGTCGCGGACGCCACGGCCGCGCTCCAGGCGGACATCGCACGCCGCGAGGAGACCGAGCGGCAGCTCCGCCGCACCGAGGGCGAACTGCGCGGCTTCCTGGCCATGGCCGGGCACGACCTGAAGTCGCCGCTGGCCTCGGTGGCCGGTCACCTGGAACTGCTCCGCGGCGCACCGGACGGCGACGACGACGCGGACTGGCGGGCCGTGCGGCGCGGGCTGGCCCGGATGAACCGGCTGGTCGACGACCTGCTGGCGTACGCCACCGCGGACGCGGCACCGCTCGACCCGCGGCCGGTCGACCTGGGCGCGCTGGCCACCGACGTCGCGGCGGACCAGGAGGCGGCCGACCATGCCACGGTACGGATCGGTGCGCTGCCGACCGTGATGGCCGACCCCGGCATGCTGCGGCACGTCCTGGAGAACCTGGTCGGGAACGCGGTCAAGTACGCGCGGCCCGGCGAGACCCCGCAGATCGAGATCGTCTCGGTACCGGCCGGCGCCCGCACCCGGATCGAGGTCGCGGACCACGGCATCGGTGTACCGGAGGCGGACCGGGCCCGGGTCTTCGACGCGTTCCACCGCTCCCCGAACGGCGCCGGGCGTCCCGGGACCGGGCTCGGCCTGGCCATCTGCCAGCGGATCGTGGAGCGGCACGGCGGCGAGATCGGCGTGGAGGCCAACGCCGGCGGCGGCAGCCGGTTCTGGTTCACGCTGCCCGGCGGCGGCAGCGACGCTAACTGA